One window of Dendropsophus ebraccatus isolate aDenEbr1 chromosome 13, aDenEbr1.pat, whole genome shotgun sequence genomic DNA carries:
- the LOC138770536 gene encoding gastrula zinc finger protein XlCGF7.1-like produces the protein MGGGEEQGEEGEEKLVERSGGERSMGESTEKHGENRGKYDEEKHRREAGEKYGGEKHRREPFSCSECGKCFTKKSSLTKHQKIRTGRNPFSCSEWEMLYKEIQSYSASNNLHKPFSCSEWEKPFSCSECGNFFLQKSILLNIKKITQDKPFSCSECGNFYKELQSYSTSKNSHRRKPFYVQSVGNFYKEMQSYKHQIFAQGEKPFLCSECGNVLQKKYVLRNIK, from the exons ATGGGTGGGGGAGAAGAACAGGGAGAGGAAGGGGAAGAGAAGTTGGTGGAGAGAAGCGGGGGAgaaagaagtatgggggagagcacgGAGAAGCACGGAGAGAACAGGGGAAAGTATgatgaagagaagcacaggagagaagcgggggagaagtatggtggagagaagcacaggagagaa ccattttcatgttcagaatgtgggaaatgttttactaagaaatccagtcttactaaacatcaaaaaatcCGCACAGGGAGAaacccattttcatgttcagagtgggAAATGTTGTACAAAGAAATACAGTCTTACTCAGCATCAAATAATTTGcacaagccattttcatgttcagaat gggagaagccattttcatgttcagaatgtggaaatttttttttacagaaatccatCTTACTAAATATCAAAAAAATCACACAGgataagccattttcatgttcagaatgtggaaatttTTACAAAGAACTACAGTCTTactcaacatcaaaaaattcacacaggagaaagcCATtttatgttcagagtgtgggaaatttTTACAAAGAAATGCAGTCTTACAAACATCAAATATTTGCAcagggggagaagccatttttatgttcagagtgtggaaatgttttacaaaagaaATACGTCTTACGAAACATAAAATAA